The genomic stretch TACGGACTCCGATGGAATGGGCTGCAAAGACCATTCCATCCGAGCGGATGCGAGTAGGAGAGAAGCGGGTTCCGGACGTGGAGCCGGCAATCCGGTGAAGTTCCGGATTGTTGGCGAAACAAACGGAATCCGATGCATACCCCAGTGTAGGCCGCGCCCACCCTGCCCGGCATCGGGAAAACCGATGCAAGGGGGCAGCGGCAGCGTCCCCACCGATGGTCAGGCCCCCCTGCACAGGCGCACGCTGGAGGCATCACCGGCCACCCCCGGCCGCGCCCCCCACGAGGTCCCCCCATGACTGCCACCCTGCGCCCCACGGCCCGCTTCCCCCTCACCCCCGACCTCCAGCCCCTCGCCCGGCAGACTCACCCTGCCGCCCCCGGGCCCGACCTGCCCCTGTACAGCCTGGAAGTCATCGCCCCCAGTGGACAGGCCCCGCAGCTCGACGGCTGGACGGTGCAGAGCTGGCCCGTCGCCAGCCTCGGCGACCTCACCCTCCAGGCCCGCCCCCATCACGCCGCCACCCCGGACGACCTGCGCGCCGCGCTGCGCGCCGCCGGATACACGCCCCTGGGGCCCGTCCGCACCCACCGCTGACCACCCGCCCCTCCACCCCCACCGGCGGGGGAGGTCCGCATCGGTGAACGCCACGTCAGCCCTGCCTTGACCACCTCATCACAACGCGGCAGGATACTGGGCGGCATGGACGGCGGCGCATCCCCCACCCCCCACCCGACCGGCGCACCCGCGACCGGCCCGGTGGCCACCATCACCGCGCGCTTCCTGCGGATGCTCAGCATCACCCTCGAGCAGCTCGACGCTGTCCGGGACGCGAACGAACGCGCCGAATTCGCCGGGCTCACCGCCCGCGCCGAACGCCTCGAGGCCGAGACCGACGCCCTGGAACGTGAACTGGAAGACCTGTGCCTCCAGGCCTTCGCCACCCCCTTGACCGAGGACGACCTCGCGTTCCACCTCATGGTCTTCCGCAGCCTGACGAACCTTGAGCGCGTGGGCGACTACGCCTTCAACGTCGCCCGCGACCTGGAGACCTTTGCGCCCCGCACCCGCAGCGCCACCCTCCAGGACGCCCTGCCCCTCGTGCGACTGCTGACGCAGATGCTCGAACGGCTCTCGTACGCCTTCGCGGAACGCGACCTGCACGCCGCCCGCGACGTCATGCGCCTGGACTTCGAACAGGTGGACGCCCTGTACGAACAGATGCAGCGCGCCAGCCTCACCCGCCTGCTCGAACGGCCCGAGGACACCGACGTCGCCCTGACCGCCGGCCGCATGGCCCGCAACCTCGAACGGCTCGGCGACCACCTCGTGAACGTCGCCGAACGCCTCGAACACATCATCCTGCGCGCCAGCTGACGCCAGAGATAAGGGGAGCCCCGGTCGCATATGACCGGGGCTCCTGCTGAACTGACCTGGGTCAGGCGACCGGCGCGACCCTGTCCGTGTGAATCGCGCGTTCCTCGCGCGTCCCGCCCTTCAGAAGTGGCATGACCAGTTCCCCGAAGCGGCGCGCCTCCTCCAGATGCGGGTAGCCGCTGAAGATGAACGAACTGAAGCCCATGTCCTCGTAGCGGCGGATCTTCGCCGCTACCTGCTGCGGATCGCCGACGATGGCGACGCCCACGCCACTGCGGGCCATCCCCACGCCCGCCCACAGGCCGGGTTCGACCATCAGGTCCGCGTCCAGGCCCTTCAGCATGTCGATCTGGCGTTTCTGGCCCACGCCGTCCACGTGCGCGTGACTCGCCACGAACGCCGCCCGCACCTCCGGGTCCACGCGGCTGATCAGACGCTCGGCGGCTTTGCGGGCCTCGGCTTCCGTCTCGCGGACGATCACGTGCGTCCGCAGCCCGTAGCGCAGCGGGCGGCCCGTCTGCGCCTCCAGCGCCCGCATCTGGCTCAGGCGCTCCTGAAGCATGTCCTCGCGCTCACCCCACATCAGGTACACGTCCGCCAGATCCGCCGCGATCCCCTGCGCCACCGGGGACGCCCCGCCGAAGTACAGCGGGATCGGCTGCACGGGCGCCGGGTCCAGCACCGCGTTCTCGAAGGCGTACAGGTCACTGCTGAACGACTGCGGCGGCGCCGCAGTCCACAGCTGCCGCAGGATCTGCATGAACTCCCGCGTCCGCTCGTAGCGCCTGCCGTGATCCTCGCGGTCCCCGTACATGGCGTTCTCGGCGGGACTGCTCCCGGTCACGATGTTCACCCGCACCCGACCCGGGAACAGGTTCTGCAGCGTCGCGAGCATCTTCGCGTACATCGCCGGATGGAACATCCCCGGCCGCACCGCGATCAGCAGCGCCGGATCGGTCGGCGCACTGCGCGCCAGCGCCGCCACCGCCGCCGTGTAGTTCTCGTGCTCACTGTGATAGTTCGTGGCGGTCAGCAGCGCCTCGAACCCCGCCTCGCCCGCCGTGCTGATCAGCGACTGCAGGTAAGCCAGGGTCGGCTTACGCGGCGGTTTCTCCTTTGTCCCGATGAACTCGCCGTCACGCGACAGCTGAAGAAACCACAGGAATTCGGACTGGGAAGGATTGGTCATAGGTCACCTGAAGGGGAGGGCAGTGGGTTGTGGGCAGTGGGGAGTGGGGTGGGTCCATTGACTATGAACCATCTCCCGGCTACGCCTTCACGCCGCCGGCGGTGAGGCCCGCGACGAAGCGGCGCTGGAAGATGGCGATCAGCAGCACGAGGGGCACAGTGGCGACGACGACGGCGGCGGCGATCAGTGGCCAGGGGAACGCGAATTCGCCCTGGTAGAGGGTCACGCCGACGGACACGGTGCGCATGGACAGTTTGGTGTTGAAGCTCAGGGCGAGCAGGAATTCGTTCCAGGAGTTCACGAAGACCAGCAGCGCGGCCGTGACGACGCCGGGCGTCGAGAGGGGCAGGACGACGCGGGTCAGCGCGCCGACGCGGGTGGTGCCGTCCACCATGGCGGCCGCTTCGAGGTCGCGTGGGATGGCGCTGAAGAACGCCACGAGCGTGAGGATGCCGATGGGGAGGCTCAGGGCGGCGTAGGGCAGGATCAGCGCGGGGTAGGTGTTCAGCAGGTTCGCGCCGCGCATCAGGCGGAACATGGGCACGAGCAGGCTGACGACCGGGAGCATGCTGAACGTCACGACGGCGGTCATGAGCAGCCCACGCCCGCGCAGGTTCAGGCGGGCCAGGGCGTACGCGGCAGGCACGGCGGCGGCGATGCACAGCACGGTGCTCAGCAGGCTGACGGTCAGGGAGTTCAGGAAGAACTGCGCGAACGGCTGCTCGCTGAACACCCGGGCGTAGTTGCTGAAGTCCAGTGTTGACGGGAGGTACTGCACCGGGAACTTCTGGAGTTCGCCCTCGGATTTCAGGCTGGTGAGGACCATCCAGATGAACGGGAAGAACCCGCCGACGATCAGGGCGGCCAGCGCGGCGTACCGTCCGGCACGCTGCGCTGGCGTGAGGCGCTGGGGGCTGGTGTCGCCACTCACGAGTTGCCTCCGTCCCGCACGAAGCGGACGTACACGGCGGTCACGGCCAGGCTCAGTGCGAACAGCGCCACGCTGAGCGCGGCGGCGTACCCGAAGTCCAGGAACTCGATGCCCGTGCGGTAGATGTACACGCCGAGCGTCTCCAGCAGGCCCTGCGCGGGCGCCTGCTGGATGAACGTGTAGGGAATGTCGAAGACCTGCACGGCGCTGATGGTGCGGAAGATGAACGCCACGGCGAGGCTGGGGGCCAGCAGCGGCAGGATCACCCGGAAGAACGTCTGGGTGGGGGTCGCGCCGTCCACCTGCGCCGCCTCGATCATCTCCTTCGGGATGCCCTGGAGGCCGCCCAGGACGATCAGCGCGACGAAGGAACTCGTCTTCCAGACGATGGTGAGGACCATCGCCAGGACGCTCAGGCCGGGCGTGCTGAGCCAGCGCAGCGGTTCCTGAATGATGCCCGCGCGGACCAGCAGGTCGTTGAACACGCCGTACTGCGCGTTGAACAGCCACGCGAAGATCAGGCCCGTGATGACCGGCGGCATCGCCCAGGGGAGTAGCAGGGCCACGCGGGCCACGTCCCGCGCGCGGCTGGGCAGGTGCGCGGCCAGCGCCATGGGGACGCCCACCAGGAACGACCCGCCGACCGTCAGAACGCCGAAGAACAGCGTGTTGCGCAGCGCCGCGCCGAAGCGGGCGTCGCCGAGCATCTGCGCGTACTGCTTGAGGCCCACGAAGCCCGTGAGCCACGGTTCGGTCAGCTTGTTCAGGTACAGGCTGTCGCGGAAGGTGGTCAGCATGGGAAACAGCAGCACACCCAGCAGGAGCGCCGCCGCCGGGAGCAGCAGGAAGAAGGCCAGCAGGCCCTCGCCGGGTTCACGGCGAACCCGGCGGGAGGGAGTGGGATTCAGGGGTGGGGTCATACGGACTCCGATTGAATGGTTTGGAAAAACCGTTCAATCCGAGCGGATGCGAGCAGGAGCGGTGAGGATTCCGGGCGTGGAGTTGACAGATCGGTGTAGTGCCGATCTGTCAAAGAAACAGACGGAATCCGAATCACTTCAGCAGCGGTTCCAGGTCACGCTTCATGTCGTTCAGCGCGGCGTCCACGCTCTTGCTGCCCGCGACGGCGGCGGAGACGTTGTTGCGGATGATCTCGCTGACGCGCGGGTAGGCGGGCGTGACGGGGCGCGGGCGGGCTTTCGTGACGATAGGGTACAGCGCCTTGAAGTGCGGGTTGGCGGCCAGCACGGCCTTGTCGTTGTACAGGCTCTTGCGCACGGGCAGGTACGCGCCCTTGACGGCCATCTCGCGCTGCACGTCGTTGCTGGACATGAACTGCAGGAGTTTCACGGCGGTGGCCTTGTTGCGGCTGTAGGCGTTCAGGCCCCATTCCCAGCCGCCGGTGCAGGTGGCGCTGGCGTTCTTCCCGAAGGCGGGGAGTGCGGCGACGCCCACGTCACCCTTGACCTTGGTGGGCTGGGGGCTGTTGCCCTGGAAGTGCGCCCAGGCGTAACTCCAGTTCAGGCCGAACAGGACGTTCCCGGCCTGGAACTGCTGGCGGGAGTCATCGGTCTTCATCTCGGCGCTGGCGGCGGGCGCAAGCTTGGTCTTCACGGCGTTCACCAGGAACCCCAGGCCCTGCTTGGCGGCGGGGCCCGTGACGTCGCCCACGCTGCCGCCGCCGGTCCAGGTCATCTCCAGGAAGTTGCACACGGTGCCCTCGATGGGCGCGCCCTGGAAGTTGAAGCCTTGCAGGCTGCCGCCTTCGGCCTTCTGGATGCGCGCGGCGGTCGCGGCGAGTTCATCCCAGGTTCTGGGCACCTTGGCCTTGTACTTCTCGAGGAGGTCCTTGCGGTAGTACAGGAACTGCGCGTCGGTGAAGGCGGGCATGGCGTACAGCTTGCCGCCCACGCTGGCGGCGGCGACCGGGCCGGGCAGGAAGGCTTTCAGGTACGTGTCCTTGCTGGGCAGGTACGCGTCGAGCGGTTCGGCCCAGCCGGCGGCGGCGAAGGTGGCGGTGCGGACCACGTCGATCAGGAAGAGGTCGAGGGTGTTGTCCTTGGCGGCCAGCACGGTGGTGAGATACTGGTTCTGGGCTTCGCTGGTGGCGCCGCCGGTCTCGATCTTGATCCTGACATTGGGGTTCTGTTTCTCGAAGCGGTCGAAGATGGGCTGGAATATCTCGGGGCGCTGCTGGCTGCCCATGAAGACGGTCAGGGTGGTGGCGGCGTGGGCGCTGCCGAGCGCGGCGAGGGCCAGGGTGGCGGTCAGGGTGAGTCGGGTACGCATGGGAACCTCCGGAAAAAGTGGACTTGTTTTATCAACTAATGCCCCGCTGTTCCAGTCGCCACCGGCGACGCTGTACAGACCACGAACTGAAGACCTCACCAGCATGGCACGCCCGCTCCCGGTGCGCCAATTGGCTTACCGCCGCGCCAGGGGGGCGCCGTACACTCCGGAACGTGACCACAACCGAGATGCCCCGCTGGCGCACCGACGACCTGTACGCCAGCCTGAACGACCCGCAGCTGGAGCGCGACCTGAGCACCCTGGGCCAGGACGTGCAGGCCCTGGAGGCCCTGTTCGACGCCCACGCCGTGCGCGCCGGATCGCCCGTCACCCCGGGCGCGGTGGACGCGGTGATGGGCGACCTGAACGCCGTCCTGACCCGCCTGGGCCGCCTGCGCGCCTACGTGTACGCCTTCGTGACCACCGACAGCCGCGACGAGGCGGCGCAGGCCCGCATGGCCGCCCTGACCACCCTGACCCTGCCGCTAGGCCCGCTGGGCTCGCGCCTGACCGCGTGGCTGGGCGGCCTGGACGACGCGGCCCTGACCGACCTGCTGGACCAGAGTGCCGCCGCCCGCGCGCACGAACACCGGCTGCGCCGCGCCGCGCAGCTCGCCCGGTACCAGATGACCCCACCAGAGGAGGACCTCGCCGCGCGGCTGCACCCGGCCAGCGGCGGCGGCTGGAGCAAACTGCACGGCAACGTCTCCAGCACCCTGTCGGGCGAGTACCGCGGCCAGTCCCTGCCCGTGACCGCCCTGCGCGCCCTGGCCAGCGACCCCGACGCAGGCGTGCGCGAGGACGCCTACCACGCCGAGATCGCCGCCTGGAAAACCCAGGAGACCGTTTTCGCTGCCTGCATGAACGGCGTGAAAGGGGAGGAGGGCACCCTCGCCGCCCGGCGCGGCTTCACGGACGTCGTCGCGCCCAGCCTCCTGAGCAACGGCATCGACCGCGAGACGCTGGACGCCATGCAGGCCGCCGTCGTCCGCTCCCTGCCGGACTTCCGCCGTTACTTCCGCGCCAAGGCCCGCCACCTCGGCAAGACGCAGCTGGACTGGTGGGACCTGTTTGCCCCGGTGGGCCAGAGCGACACCCACTGGGACTACGCCGCGGGGGAGGCGTTCGTGGAACGCCAGTTCCGCGCGTACAGCCCCGCCCTGGGGGACTTCGCCGCCCGCGCCTTCGGTGAGCGCTGGATCGACGCGGGCCCCCGCGACGGCAAACGCAGCGGCGCGTTCTGCATGAAGTGGCAGGGCGCCGACAGCCGCATCCTGATGAACCACGACCCCAGCCTGGACTCGGTCAGCACCCTGGCGCACGAACTGGGCCACGCGTACCACAACGTGCAGCTCGGCGGCCTGGACCCCCTCCAGCAGGAGACGCCCATGACCCTCGCGGAGACCGCCAGCATCTTCTGCGAGACGATCATCCAGAACGCCGCGCTGCAGAGCGCGCAGGGCCCGGAGCGCCTGTACGTTCTGGAAACGCAGCTGATGGGTCACGCGCAGGTCGTCGTGGACATCCACAGCCGCTTCCTGTTCGAGAAGGCCGTCTTCGAACGCCGCGCCGCGGGCGACCTGAACCCCAGCGACTTCAACACCCTGATGGTGCAGGCGCAGCGCGACACGTACGGCGACGCCCTGAACACCCCCCACCCCTACATGTGGGCCGTCAAGCCGCACTACTACGGCCGCAGCTTCTACAATTACCCGTACACCTTCGGGCTGCTGTTCGGCCTGGGCCTGTACGCTCAGTACGAGCAGGCCCGCGCCCAGGGGCAGGAGGCGGACTTCCAGGCCCGCTACGACGCCCTGCTGGCCGCGACCGGGCAGGCCACGCCGCTGGCCCTCGCCGCGCGCTTCGGCATCGACCTGCACGCCCCGGACTTCTGGGAGGGCAGCCTGAACGTCATCCGCCGCCAGATCGACGCGTACGAGGCCACCACGCAGGCGTAAACGGGAAGAGGTGAGTGGGTCGGGGGTATCGCCCTTCCACTCACCACTTCCCACTCCCTACTGCCCGCGTCAGCGCACTTTGATCTCCTGATCGAACCACGTCAGCACGCGTTCCCCGCCGAATGGCCAGACGGTGACGCGGGCGGCCTGCGCGGCCTCCTGCGCGAACTCCGGGAGGGGCCCGTGGTTCTTCGGCGTGACGTTCCACGCGGGCGCGTCCGCAGGGAGGCCCGCGAGTTCCCGGGCGCGGGTGAGGCCGGTGCGCAGGTCGCCCAGTTCGTCCACCAGCCCGCGATCCAGCGCGTCCTGTCCGCTCCAGATGCGGCCACGGCCCAGCTCGTTCACACGCTCCTTGCTGAGGTTGCGGCCCTCGGCGACGCGGGTCGTGAAGCGGTCGTACACCTCCAAGATGCCCTTCTCGACGTGTTCACGCTCGTCGTCGCTGTAGGGGCGCGCCGGGGAGAACATCAGGGCGCGGTCGCGGCCGACCCGTTCGGGGTTCAGGCCGTGACGGCGGTTGAATTCCGTCAGGACGGGCTTGCCGCTGACCACGCCGATGCTGCCGGTCAGCGTGTACGGCGACGCGACGATCGTCTTGGCGTGCGTGGCGACGTAGTACCCGCCGGACGCGGCGTACTCGCCCATGACGACCACGACCGGCTTCTCACTGGTCGCGACCTCGCGCCAGATCAGGTCGCTGGCCAGGGCGCTGCCGCCCCCGCTGTTCACGTACAGGACAATCGCCTTCGTGGTCTTGTCCCCCTTGGCGCGGCGCAGCGCCGCCACGACCGTGTCCGACCCGGCCATCGGGCCCCCCAGCAGCGGCAGCGGGATGGGATTGGTGCGGCTCTTGCCGGTGATGATCGCCCCGACCAGCGGCACGACCGCCACCCGCCCCGCCTTCGCCGCCTTCCCGGGCCGCGCGGGCAGCAGCAGGTCCGCGACCGCCGCGAACGGTCGGCTGGCTGGGCCGATTAGTTCGTCCTCGTAGGCGACCTTCGTGATCAGGCCCGCCTCCAGCGCCGCCTGCGCGCTCGTCAGGTCCGCCGCGAGCCATCCGGCCGCCACGTCCTCGGAGACACCGCGCGCCGCCGCGAGGTCCCGCACCCACGCGCCCTCCAGGCCCGACAGGTAGGCCTGAAGCTGCTCGCGGTTGTGGTCGTCCATCCGCTCCTCGGAGAAGCGCGTCAGGGCCGCCTTGTACTCGCGGATGCGCAGGTTCTCGAACTCTATCCCGCGCTTCTTGAGGAACTCGCCCAGGAACGTGCTCTCCAGCCCGAAGCCGCTGACGTTCACCTCGGCGGACTCCGGCGACACGAGTTCTCCTGCGCCGCTCGCCGCGATCAGGGACAGCATGTTCAGCTGCGGCAGGTACGCCACCACCCGCTTCGTTTGTTTCAGGTCGGCCAGCAGGCCCCGGATCGCGTGCGCCGTCGCGGGCGCGGCCGTGAACTCCCCGAACCGCACCAGCACGCCATGCAGCCACGACGCGCCGCGCAGTTTCTCGATGCGCGCCGCCAGGGCCTCCAGCGACTCCGTACGGCTGAGCAGCCCCGCCACCGGATTCGTCGGCTGACGCTCCGGGTAGGGGCCACTCAGGTCCAGCACCACCCAAGTCGGGCGGGTCACGCCGCCGGGCAGCGCGTCATCACTCTTCAGGAACGGCAGGTTCAGGTTCATGCTCCACGCTACGCGCGCCCCGGCTGAGAAGTTCCGGTCACAGCGTTTTCCGGCTTCATTGAGCGTCTGACAACACGCCCCTTCCAACCGCTGTTTTTCTCGGAGACTCGCTCCTCTCGATTCAGAGGGATGGAGGGTGTCACTTCATCCCTCTGAATTCTGCGGTCACTCCTTCCGGAGCACTCAGTTGCGCGGCACAGTCAGGTCGCCGTCCGCGACGTGCAACTGCACCGGTTGCAGGTCGCACACGAGCGCCGAGTGCCGCCCCGCGTCCCGGGACACCCGAAACGTCCGGCCCTGCCCGTCCACGCCCGCGCGACCCGGGGTCCACCCAGCGCGTTCCAGCCTTCCAGTCCCCAGCACGAGTCTCCCTCCGGTCACCGCGCCTGAAAGTGGTGCGGGCGGTGACTGCACCCAGGGTGCGCGCCGGGGCGTGACCGGCCCGTGCCCGAACCGTGACCACGAGGCGCGCATGAAGGTCAGGGCGGACCCGGATGCCGTAGCATGCCGGGATGCCAGTCCCCACCCCCCCTGCCCCCCGGAGCGGCGCGTGAAACCCGAACAGATCCAGTCGCAGCTGACCCGCGTGATCAGCGACGCGATCGGCGGCCTGCGCGACCCGCGCGTGCCCATGATCGTGACCGTCGAGCGCGTGACCGTCACCGCCGACTATTCCCTGGCCCGCGTATACGTGAGCGCCATGACCGGCGACATGGAAGACCTGCTGGACGCCCTGAGCGGCGCGCGCGGGTACCTGCAGCGGCAGGTGGCCGATCACGTGAAGCTGCGCCGCACGCCCGTGCTGGAATTCCACGACGCCAGCGACCGCCCCCCCCTGTGACCGTGCCCGAAACCGGGTCCGAGACGGCGCCCTGGCCACCCACCATCATCCGCGTGCGCTACGCGGAAACGGACGCGATGGGCGTCGTGCACCACGCCACGTACCCCGTGTGGTTCGAGGTGGCCCGAACCGACCTGATGCACCACCTGGGCCTCCCGTACCGGGAGGTCGAGGCGCGCGGGTACTACCTGATGCTCTCGGGTCTGAACGTCGAGTACCGCCGCGCCGCCCGCTATGACGACGAACTCCGCATCGTGGCGCGGCTGAGCAGCGTCCGCTCGCGCACCATGACCTTCACGTACGAGGTTCTGCGCGGGGAGGAACTGCTCGCCACCGGCGAGACCCGCCACATCGCCACCGACCGGCAGTACCGACCCGCCCGCCTGCCCGACGACGTCCTGAGCCTGCTGCAGGGCCAGTCGCGCTAGACTGCCCGGCACATGAGCCACCT from Deinococcus soli (ex Cha et al. 2016) encodes the following:
- the rbfA gene encoding 30S ribosome-binding factor RbfA, translated to MKPEQIQSQLTRVISDAIGGLRDPRVPMIVTVERVTVTADYSLARVYVSAMTGDMEDLLDALSGARGYLQRQVADHVKLRRTPVLEFHDASDRPPL
- a CDS encoding LLM class flavin-dependent oxidoreductase; translation: MTNPSQSEFLWFLQLSRDGEFIGTKEKPPRKPTLAYLQSLISTAGEAGFEALLTATNYHSEHENYTAAVAALARSAPTDPALLIAVRPGMFHPAMYAKMLATLQNLFPGRVRVNIVTGSSPAENAMYGDREDHGRRYERTREFMQILRQLWTAAPPQSFSSDLYAFENAVLDPAPVQPIPLYFGGASPVAQGIAADLADVYLMWGEREDMLQERLSQMRALEAQTGRPLRYGLRTHVIVRETEAEARKAAERLISRVDPEVRAAFVASHAHVDGVGQKRQIDMLKGLDADLMVEPGLWAGVGMARSGVGVAIVGDPQQVAAKIRRYEDMGFSSFIFSGYPHLEEARRFGELVMPLLKGGTREERAIHTDRVAPVA
- a CDS encoding M3 family oligoendopeptidase; translation: MPRWRTDDLYASLNDPQLERDLSTLGQDVQALEALFDAHAVRAGSPVTPGAVDAVMGDLNAVLTRLGRLRAYVYAFVTTDSRDEAAQARMAALTTLTLPLGPLGSRLTAWLGGLDDAALTDLLDQSAAARAHEHRLRRAAQLARYQMTPPEEDLAARLHPASGGGWSKLHGNVSSTLSGEYRGQSLPVTALRALASDPDAGVREDAYHAEIAAWKTQETVFAACMNGVKGEEGTLAARRGFTDVVAPSLLSNGIDRETLDAMQAAVVRSLPDFRRYFRAKARHLGKTQLDWWDLFAPVGQSDTHWDYAAGEAFVERQFRAYSPALGDFAARAFGERWIDAGPRDGKRSGAFCMKWQGADSRILMNHDPSLDSVSTLAHELGHAYHNVQLGGLDPLQQETPMTLAETASIFCETIIQNAALQSAQGPERLYVLETQLMGHAQVVVDIHSRFLFEKAVFERRAAGDLNPSDFNTLMVQAQRDTYGDALNTPHPYMWAVKPHYYGRSFYNYPYTFGLLFGLGLYAQYEQARAQGQEADFQARYDALLAATGQATPLALAARFGIDLHAPDFWEGSLNVIRRQIDAYEATTQA
- a CDS encoding ABC transporter substrate-binding protein, with protein sequence MRTRLTLTATLALAALGSAHAATTLTVFMGSQQRPEIFQPIFDRFEKQNPNVRIKIETGGATSEAQNQYLTTVLAAKDNTLDLFLIDVVRTATFAAAGWAEPLDAYLPSKDTYLKAFLPGPVAAASVGGKLYAMPAFTDAQFLYYRKDLLEKYKAKVPRTWDELAATAARIQKAEGGSLQGFNFQGAPIEGTVCNFLEMTWTGGGSVGDVTGPAAKQGLGFLVNAVKTKLAPAASAEMKTDDSRQQFQAGNVLFGLNWSYAWAHFQGNSPQPTKVKGDVGVAALPAFGKNASATCTGGWEWGLNAYSRNKATAVKLLQFMSSNDVQREMAVKGAYLPVRKSLYNDKAVLAANPHFKALYPIVTKARPRPVTPAYPRVSEIIRNNVSAAVAGSKSVDAALNDMKRDLEPLLK
- a CDS encoding phosphate signaling complex PhoU family protein, which produces MLSITLEQLDAVRDANERAEFAGLTARAERLEAETDALERELEDLCLQAFATPLTEDDLAFHLMVFRSLTNLERVGDYAFNVARDLETFAPRTRSATLQDALPLVRLLTQMLERLSYAFAERDLHAARDVMRLDFEQVDALYEQMQRASLTRLLERPEDTDVALTAGRMARNLERLGDHLVNVAERLEHIILRAS
- a CDS encoding S49 family peptidase — protein: MNLNLPFLKSDDALPGGVTRPTWVVLDLSGPYPERQPTNPVAGLLSRTESLEALAARIEKLRGASWLHGVLVRFGEFTAAPATAHAIRGLLADLKQTKRVVAYLPQLNMLSLIAASGAGELVSPESAEVNVSGFGLESTFLGEFLKKRGIEFENLRIREYKAALTRFSEERMDDHNREQLQAYLSGLEGAWVRDLAAARGVSEDVAAGWLAADLTSAQAALEAGLITKVAYEDELIGPASRPFAAVADLLLPARPGKAAKAGRVAVVPLVGAIITGKSRTNPIPLPLLGGPMAGSDTVVAALRRAKGDKTTKAIVLYVNSGGGSALASDLIWREVATSEKPVVVVMGEYAASGGYYVATHAKTIVASPYTLTGSIGVVSGKPVLTEFNRRHGLNPERVGRDRALMFSPARPYSDDEREHVEKGILEVYDRFTTRVAEGRNLSKERVNELGRGRIWSGQDALDRGLVDELGDLRTGLTRARELAGLPADAPAWNVTPKNHGPLPEFAQEAAQAARVTVWPFGGERVLTWFDQEIKVR
- a CDS encoding carbohydrate ABC transporter permease; translated protein: MSGDTSPQRLTPAQRAGRYAALAALIVGGFFPFIWMVLTSLKSEGELQKFPVQYLPSTLDFSNYARVFSEQPFAQFFLNSLTVSLLSTVLCIAAAVPAAYALARLNLRGRGLLMTAVVTFSMLPVVSLLVPMFRLMRGANLLNTYPALILPYAALSLPIGILTLVAFFSAIPRDLEAAAMVDGTTRVGALTRVVLPLSTPGVVTAALLVFVNSWNEFLLALSFNTKLSMRTVSVGVTLYQGEFAFPWPLIAAAVVVATVPLVLLIAIFQRRFVAGLTAGGVKA
- a CDS encoding carbohydrate ABC transporter permease, which translates into the protein MTPPLNPTPSRRVRREPGEGLLAFFLLLPAAALLLGVLLFPMLTTFRDSLYLNKLTEPWLTGFVGLKQYAQMLGDARFGAALRNTLFFGVLTVGGSFLVGVPMALAAHLPSRARDVARVALLLPWAMPPVITGLIFAWLFNAQYGVFNDLLVRAGIIQEPLRWLSTPGLSVLAMVLTIVWKTSSFVALIVLGGLQGIPKEMIEAAQVDGATPTQTFFRVILPLLAPSLAVAFIFRTISAVQVFDIPYTFIQQAPAQGLLETLGVYIYRTGIEFLDFGYAAALSVALFALSLAVTAVYVRFVRDGGNS
- a CDS encoding acyl-CoA thioesterase, which produces MGVVHHATYPVWFEVARTDLMHHLGLPYREVEARGYYLMLSGLNVEYRRAARYDDELRIVARLSSVRSRTMTFTYEVLRGEELLATGETRHIATDRQYRPARLPDDVLSLLQGQSR